Proteins from a single region of Mucilaginibacter daejeonensis:
- a CDS encoding ATP-dependent DNA ligase, whose translation MKAFAQLFTALDETNKTNEKVKALKAYFACVPDTDKMHMLGLFTGRKPKRQINATQFRLWAIEASNIPSWLFEESYHVVGDLAETVALLLPDNDSSSDKTLTEWIAEINDLNDKTEQEKHDWLLNSWASLGTQERFVFNKILTGSFRVGVSQNLVIKAIADVTDLDAATITHRLMGNWMPDTYQYAELVHTDTALEDVSRPYPFFLAYPVQETSEKQRTPEAMQTLLGDAANWQAEWKWDGIRAQLIKRNGEIFIWSRGEDLATDKFPELHPFLNELPDGTVLDGEILSFRSGSPLTFAVLQTRIGRKTLSKKILEDSPVALIAYDCLEYAGEDIRYRTQTERRALLEGLQAATSFPEVFNISSLITYESWEELSTIRERSREMVAEGIMLKRKDAHYQVGRRRGDWWKWKIDPLSVDAVMIYAQKGHGRRADLYTDYTFAVWDGDKLVPFAKAYSGLTDAEINKVDHFIKRNTLEKFGPVRTVKPELVFEIGFEGINRSNRHKSGVALRFPRILRWRQDKPKEEADSIDTLKALLGDE comes from the coding sequence ATGAAAGCATTCGCCCAACTCTTCACCGCACTCGATGAGACCAACAAGACCAACGAGAAGGTAAAAGCGCTGAAGGCTTATTTTGCCTGCGTGCCCGATACCGACAAAATGCACATGCTGGGTCTGTTCACCGGGCGTAAACCTAAACGGCAGATCAATGCTACGCAGTTCAGGCTGTGGGCCATTGAGGCATCCAACATCCCGTCGTGGTTATTTGAGGAAAGCTACCACGTGGTGGGCGACCTGGCCGAGACCGTGGCCCTGCTATTGCCCGACAACGATAGCAGCAGCGACAAGACGCTCACCGAATGGATAGCCGAGATCAATGACCTGAACGACAAGACCGAACAGGAAAAGCACGACTGGCTACTGAACTCGTGGGCCTCATTAGGCACACAGGAACGTTTTGTGTTCAACAAGATCCTGACGGGCAGTTTCAGGGTAGGTGTATCGCAAAACCTGGTGATCAAGGCCATTGCCGATGTGACCGACCTTGATGCCGCTACCATTACCCACCGGTTAATGGGTAACTGGATGCCCGACACCTACCAGTATGCCGAGCTGGTGCATACCGATACCGCACTGGAAGATGTATCGAGGCCCTATCCTTTCTTTTTGGCTTATCCTGTTCAGGAAACATCTGAAAAGCAAAGAACACCCGAGGCCATGCAGACCCTGCTGGGCGATGCCGCCAACTGGCAGGCCGAATGGAAGTGGGATGGCATACGCGCCCAGCTGATCAAACGTAACGGCGAGATCTTTATCTGGAGCCGGGGCGAGGACCTTGCCACCGACAAGTTCCCCGAGCTGCATCCCTTTTTAAATGAACTGCCCGACGGTACCGTGCTCGATGGCGAGATCCTGTCGTTCCGCAGCGGATCGCCTTTGACCTTTGCCGTGTTGCAGACCCGAATTGGCCGCAAGACCCTGAGCAAAAAGATACTGGAAGATAGCCCGGTGGCCCTGATCGCGTACGACTGTTTGGAGTATGCAGGTGAGGATATTCGCTATAGAACGCAGACCGAACGCCGTGCATTATTGGAAGGGTTACAAGCCGCTACCTCATTCCCCGAGGTGTTCAACATCTCATCGCTCATTACTTATGAGAGCTGGGAAGAGCTGAGCACCATACGCGAACGCTCAAGAGAGATGGTGGCCGAAGGTATTATGCTGAAACGCAAGGATGCCCATTACCAGGTGGGCCGCCGCCGGGGCGACTGGTGGAAGTGGAAGATCGATCCGCTATCGGTAGATGCGGTGATGATCTATGCGCAAAAAGGCCATGGCCGCCGTGCCGACCTGTATACCGACTACACCTTTGCGGTTTGGGATGGCGATAAACTGGTGCCTTTTGCAAAAGCTTATTCGGGCCTTACCGATGCCGAGATCAACAAGGTAGACCATTTCATCAAACGCAATACGCTGGAAAAATTTGGCCCGGTACGTACTGTAAAGCCGGAGTTGGTTTTCGAGATCGGTTTCGAGGGGATCAACCGGTCTAACAGGCATAAATCGGGTGTGGCGCTACGCTTCCCGCGCATTTTACGCTGGCGTCAGGATAAACCTAAAGAAGAGGCCGACAGTATAGATACGCTGAAAGCACTGCTGGGCGATGAGTGA
- a CDS encoding PepSY-associated TM helix domain-containing protein — protein sequence MATRSLQNKKASGPSLFKKIAAWLHLWMGLLTGIVVVIISITGAIYVFEREFRGIAEPWRFVKEQKGGMLSPAAVVEKALPAFAADSLKPNGITYGIAGEAAEVRGTNRKSGVFVRAFVDPYSGKVVHVKRLRGKSKAAREFDFFRFILDGHRTLWLPREVGHMVVGSSVLMFFCIAITGLVLWWPKKWTKAIRDKSFKIKFDGSFKRTNYDLHNVLGFYSSVFLIIISLTGLIWSFQWVSRSVYWATSGGNSLTEKGDMRSDTLHMTERSLASIDKVWQRVNKIDNPKGFYISIPVKAADAIGITAYLREGTYYKTNVYQFDQYSLKQLKASGPFSGRYADASAADKLRRMNYDIHVGAILGIPGKIIAFIVALISASLPITGFYIWWGKRNKKPAARKRPAGKGAAAQPKLVLRPNVSTVEA from the coding sequence ATGGCTACCCGATCACTCCAAAACAAAAAGGCCTCAGGCCCATCGTTATTTAAAAAGATAGCGGCCTGGTTGCATTTGTGGATGGGACTGCTGACCGGTATCGTGGTGGTGATCATCAGTATTACTGGTGCCATCTATGTTTTTGAGCGCGAGTTCAGGGGCATAGCCGAGCCATGGCGATTTGTTAAGGAGCAAAAAGGTGGTATGCTGTCACCAGCAGCAGTTGTTGAAAAAGCTTTGCCTGCCTTTGCGGCCGATAGCCTAAAGCCCAACGGCATCACCTACGGCATAGCGGGTGAAGCTGCCGAGGTGCGTGGCACTAACCGCAAGTCGGGCGTGTTCGTTCGTGCTTTTGTTGACCCCTACAGCGGCAAGGTGGTGCATGTGAAACGCCTGCGTGGCAAAAGCAAGGCAGCCAGGGAGTTCGACTTCTTCCGCTTCATATTGGACGGGCATCGCACGCTTTGGCTACCGCGCGAAGTGGGCCACATGGTGGTGGGCTCATCGGTATTGATGTTCTTTTGCATCGCCATTACCGGCCTGGTGTTATGGTGGCCCAAAAAATGGACCAAGGCCATTCGCGATAAAAGTTTCAAGATCAAATTTGATGGTAGCTTTAAGCGCACCAACTACGACCTGCATAACGTGCTGGGCTTTTACAGCTCTGTTTTCCTGATCATCATATCACTCACGGGACTGATCTGGAGCTTTCAGTGGGTAAGCCGTTCGGTCTACTGGGCCACATCGGGTGGCAACTCACTTACTGAAAAAGGCGATATGCGGTCAGACACGCTGCACATGACCGAACGCAGTTTGGCCTCGATCGATAAGGTTTGGCAACGTGTGAACAAGATCGATAACCCTAAAGGATTCTATATTTCCATCCCGGTAAAAGCTGCCGATGCCATCGGCATCACCGCCTACCTGCGCGAGGGCACATATTACAAGACCAACGTTTACCAATTTGATCAATACAGCCTAAAGCAACTTAAAGCCAGCGGACCCTTTTCGGGCCGATATGCTGATGCCTCGGCGGCCGATAAGCTACGCCGTATGAACTACGACATCCATGTAGGTGCCATATTGGGCATTCCCGGCAAGATCATTGCTTTTATAGTGGCCTTGATATCGGCCAGTTTGCCGATCACCGGGTTCTATATCTGGTGGGGTAAGCGCAATAAGAAGCCTGCAGCACGCAAACGCCCTGCCGGTAAAGGTGCAGCTGCCCAACCCAAGCTGGTGTTGCGCCCTAACGTGAGCACGGTAGAGGCATAA
- a CDS encoding Bcr/CflA family multidrug efflux MFS transporter → MTRQRHFFLILILGSLTALGPFSIDMYLPSFPAIAADLHTTVERVTLSLSSYFVGISAGQLIYGPLLDKYGRKKPLYAGLAVYLLASFGCMMVHTVDGLIAIRFLQAIGSCAAAVAAIAMVRDLFPVEENAKVFALLMLVVGASPMLAPAIGGYVTEAFGWHAIFLILALIAIVILLAVIFALPSSYQPNHQLSLKPGPMVASFWEVMRNPQFFTYVLAGSFSFAGLFTYVAGSPLVFMELYKVSKINYGWIFAGLSVGFIGASQVNSWLLKSFTSQQIVPVALTVQVIAGIVFVGVAATGWLGLAGVLIMLFILLSCIGLISPNTSALSLAPFAHNAGTASALMGALQLGVGALASTGVGFFQSLTAVPLASIMAGTAVVAALIYFTGRRLIKAPVLATEGAVVMH, encoded by the coding sequence ATGACCAGGCAACGCCATTTTTTCCTGATATTGATACTGGGGTCGTTAACGGCATTAGGACCGTTCTCGATCGATATGTATCTGCCCAGCTTCCCGGCCATTGCGGCCGATCTGCACACTACGGTGGAGCGGGTCACCCTTTCGTTATCCAGCTATTTTGTAGGCATATCGGCCGGGCAGCTTATTTATGGCCCGTTGCTTGATAAATATGGCCGCAAAAAACCATTGTACGCCGGGTTAGCGGTATACCTGCTGGCCTCATTCGGCTGTATGATGGTGCATACGGTTGATGGACTGATCGCGATCCGCTTTTTGCAGGCCATAGGCAGTTGTGCCGCGGCCGTAGCGGCCATTGCTATGGTGCGCGACCTGTTCCCGGTAGAAGAGAATGCCAAAGTATTTGCCCTGCTGATGCTGGTAGTGGGTGCATCGCCCATGCTGGCCCCTGCCATTGGCGGCTACGTGACCGAGGCCTTTGGCTGGCATGCGATATTTTTGATACTGGCCCTTATTGCCATAGTGATCCTGCTGGCCGTGATCTTTGCCTTGCCCAGCTCATACCAACCTAACCATCAGCTCTCGTTAAAGCCTGGCCCTATGGTGGCCAGCTTTTGGGAAGTGATGCGCAACCCGCAGTTCTTTACCTATGTGCTGGCGGGGTCCTTCTCTTTTGCAGGCCTGTTCACCTATGTGGCAGGATCGCCGTTGGTATTTATGGAACTATACAAGGTAAGCAAGATCAACTACGGTTGGATATTTGCCGGGCTGTCGGTGGGCTTTATTGGTGCTAGCCAGGTGAACAGCTGGTTACTTAAAAGCTTTACCAGCCAGCAGATCGTACCGGTGGCGCTTACCGTGCAGGTGATCGCCGGGATCGTGTTCGTGGGTGTGGCCGCTACCGGTTGGTTAGGCCTGGCCGGTGTACTGATCATGTTGTTCATCCTACTCAGCTGTATAGGTCTTATCAGCCCAAACACTTCGGCCTTATCCTTAGCGCCCTTTGCCCATAACGCGGGTACGGCCTCGGCACTCATGGGTGCTTTGCAGTTAGGTGTAGGCGCGCTGGCCTCTACAGGGGTGGGCTTTTTCCAGTCGTTAACGGCCGTACCACTGGCCTCTATCATGGCCGGCACGGCTGTAGTAGCTGCGCTGATCTATTTTACCGGCCGCCGCCTGATCAAAGCGCCGGTGCTGGCTACCGAGGGTGCCGTGGTAATGCATTGA
- a CDS encoding SIR2 family NAD-dependent protein deacylase produces the protein MEKIIVLTGAGISAESGLKTFRDSDGLWEGYNIEDVATPQAWQRDPVLVQNFYNERRKSVIEAEPNAAHFALARLQEKFNVTIITQNIDDLHERAGSNDVLHLHGLITRSRSSIDPKLTYPIEGWELRMDEKCELGSPLRPHVVWFGEDVPMISKAAQLCTTADLFILVGTSLAVYPAAGLVDYVPFDAPKYIVDPNIPTVGSTNNLYKIPEKATTGVVKLANELMA, from the coding sequence ATGGAAAAGATTATTGTACTGACAGGGGCGGGCATTAGTGCCGAGAGCGGGTTGAAGACCTTTCGTGATAGCGACGGGCTTTGGGAGGGTTATAATATCGAAGATGTGGCCACGCCGCAGGCCTGGCAGCGCGACCCGGTGTTGGTACAGAATTTTTATAACGAGAGACGCAAGTCGGTGATCGAGGCGGAGCCTAACGCGGCTCACTTTGCCCTGGCCCGCCTACAGGAAAAGTTCAATGTGACCATCATTACCCAGAACATCGATGACCTGCATGAGCGCGCCGGCTCAAACGATGTACTGCATTTGCATGGACTCATTACCCGGTCGCGGTCGAGCATTGACCCTAAACTGACCTACCCCATAGAGGGCTGGGAGCTGCGCATGGATGAAAAGTGTGAATTAGGCTCGCCGTTGCGGCCGCACGTGGTGTGGTTCGGTGAGGATGTGCCCATGATCTCGAAAGCGGCGCAACTATGCACCACCGCCGATCTGTTCATTTTGGTGGGTACCTCACTGGCGGTCTATCCGGCGGCAGGATTGGTGGACTATGTACCTTTCGACGCTCCTAAATACATCGTTGATCCTAACATACCCACAGTAGGCAGTACCAATAACCTGTACAAGATACCCGAAAAGGCTACCACCGGCGTAGTAAAACTGGCGAACGAGCTGATGGCTTAA
- a CDS encoding HAD family hydrolase, with protein MNATSQQRYDALVKISQDNFKAFLYDCDGTLADNMPMHVETYIRVAAEQGVAIDGAIIDEFAGLPIVNVVEKINERYQSTFDPIAFKDAKYKVFIEEYMEKTQPIDYVVNHLKNHAGQVRIGVVSGSSRIVVERTMQILGIDHLVEVMVCAGETPHGKPYPDPFLKAAELLGVAPEHCLVFEDGKAGCDAADAAGMRWVRIDKL; from the coding sequence ATGAATGCCACCTCACAACAGCGTTACGATGCACTGGTCAAGATCAGCCAGGATAATTTTAAAGCCTTTCTGTATGATTGCGATGGTACACTGGCCGATAACATGCCCATGCACGTGGAGACCTACATCCGCGTGGCGGCCGAGCAAGGCGTAGCGATAGACGGCGCCATCATTGACGAGTTCGCGGGATTGCCTATCGTGAACGTGGTAGAAAAGATCAACGAGCGCTACCAGAGCACATTTGATCCCATTGCCTTTAAGGATGCTAAGTACAAGGTGTTCATTGAGGAATACATGGAAAAGACACAACCGATCGACTATGTAGTGAACCACCTGAAGAACCATGCCGGCCAGGTGCGCATAGGCGTGGTGAGCGGCAGCAGCCGCATAGTGGTAGAGCGTACCATGCAGATCCTGGGCATCGACCACCTGGTAGAGGTGATGGTATGCGCCGGTGAAACGCCGCATGGCAAACCTTACCCCGACCCTTTCCTGAAAGCGGCCGAACTGTTGGGCGTTGCCCCCGAACATTGCCTGGTATTTGAGGACGGCAAGGCCGGTTGTGATGCCGCCGATGCCGCCGGTATGCGCTGGGTACGCATCGATAAGCTTTAA
- a CDS encoding peptidase, with protein sequence MTYCLGIKVKEGLVAIADTRITSGTDVTIKKKLTTLQRDNCSLFIMTSGLRSVRDKAMVYFDELLEGGVEEYNKMFKVVNAFGEQVKRVGEEDRETLERSGFKFNLNTIIGGQMKDDEEHKLFLLYPEGNWVELGNGAPYVIIGNAAQGKAILNRILNENTGLKLALKAAFLSFDSTRISAADVDFPIDVALYRNGSFNLVEHHYEQEDLASVSAQWDKELKNALKNISNQWMDAAFDKLGRSTKRSKKK encoded by the coding sequence ATGACCTATTGCTTAGGCATTAAAGTAAAAGAAGGCCTGGTGGCCATTGCCGATACCCGCATCACCTCAGGCACCGATGTGACCATTAAAAAAAAGCTCACCACCCTGCAACGCGACAACTGTTCCCTGTTCATTATGACCAGCGGACTGCGATCGGTACGTGACAAGGCCATGGTATATTTTGACGAACTGCTGGAAGGCGGCGTGGAAGAATATAACAAAATGTTCAAGGTGGTTAACGCATTTGGCGAGCAGGTCAAGCGCGTGGGCGAAGAGGACCGCGAAACACTGGAACGATCAGGCTTTAAATTTAACCTGAATACCATTATCGGCGGGCAGATGAAGGACGATGAGGAACATAAACTATTTCTGCTGTATCCCGAAGGTAACTGGGTGGAGCTGGGCAACGGCGCCCCTTATGTGATCATTGGTAACGCGGCCCAAGGTAAGGCCATCCTTAACCGCATCCTGAACGAGAACACAGGACTTAAACTGGCCTTGAAGGCGGCCTTCCTGTCGTTCGATTCGACCAGGATCAGCGCTGCCGACGTGGATTTCCCGATCGATGTGGCACTTTACCGTAACGGAAGCTTCAATTTGGTGGAGCACCATTACGAGCAGGAGGACCTGGCCAGCGTATCGGCCCAGTGGGACAAAGAACTGAAGAACGCATTGAAAAATATATCGAACCAATGGATGGATGCTGCGTTCGATAAATTGGGGCGGTCAACTAAACGATCAAAAAAGAAATGA
- a CDS encoding ligase-associated DNA damage response exonuclease encodes MAQRPLLEFTDRGIYCAEGGFYIDPWKPVDDAVITHAHADHAYMGHKRYLAHHLSREVLYYRLGEIQLQTVEYGEKVMKNGVEISMYPAGHVIGSAQIRVAHRGQVWVVSGDYKVEDDGVCAPFEPVTCHHFISECTFGMPVYKWLPQADIFNDVNRWWRHNVEHDLATVIVGYSLGKAQRILQNLDLSIGKAYTHGVIENTNEALRRNGVELQPTHRITVDSVKEEVRKGIILAPPSAVGTPWLRKFQPYSFGYCSGWMSIRGAKRRRAADRGFVLSDHADWDGLVSAIDATGCETVYLTHGYTASFSRYLSEIGFDAREVHTLYGGDEEETAPPQPSPEGRELNEEAPTEPPPEGEALDTELNSLPTGEGRGGAGGTI; translated from the coding sequence ATGGCCCAACGACCGTTGCTTGAGTTCACTGACAGAGGCATTTATTGTGCCGAGGGTGGTTTTTACATCGACCCCTGGAAACCTGTGGACGATGCCGTGATCACCCATGCACACGCCGATCATGCCTATATGGGCCATAAACGCTACCTGGCGCATCACCTATCGCGCGAGGTGTTGTACTACCGCCTGGGCGAGATCCAACTACAGACGGTCGAGTATGGCGAAAAGGTGATGAAGAACGGTGTGGAGATATCTATGTACCCGGCGGGGCACGTGATCGGTTCTGCCCAGATCAGGGTCGCGCACCGCGGGCAGGTTTGGGTGGTATCGGGCGATTATAAGGTGGAGGACGACGGCGTTTGTGCACCTTTCGAGCCGGTGACCTGCCACCACTTTATTTCCGAGTGCACCTTTGGGATGCCGGTGTACAAATGGCTGCCCCAAGCCGACATCTTTAACGATGTGAACCGTTGGTGGCGTCATAATGTAGAGCACGATCTGGCCACGGTGATCGTAGGTTATTCGCTCGGTAAAGCGCAGCGCATCTTGCAGAACCTCGACCTCAGCATCGGGAAGGCTTACACGCACGGCGTGATCGAGAATACCAACGAGGCCTTGCGCCGCAATGGTGTTGAGTTGCAACCTACCCATCGTATCACCGTTGATTCGGTAAAGGAGGAGGTGCGCAAGGGGATCATCCTGGCGCCGCCATCGGCCGTGGGTACGCCGTGGTTGCGCAAGTTCCAGCCTTACAGCTTTGGTTATTGCTCGGGATGGATGTCCATCCGTGGGGCCAAGCGCCGCCGGGCGGCCGATAGGGGCTTCGTGCTGTCAGACCATGCCGACTGGGATGGCCTGGTGAGCGCCATAGATGCCACGGGCTGCGAGACCGTGTACCTGACCCATGGCTATACCGCCAGTTTTTCAAGATATTTATCAGAGATCGGCTTCGACGCCCGCGAGGTACATACTTTGTATGGTGGGGATGAGGAGGAAACGGCCCCACCCCAGCCCTCCCCGGAAGGGAGGGAGCTGAACGAAGAAGCCCCCACCGAACCTCCCCCGGAAGGCGAGGCTTTAGATACAGAACTTAACTCCCTCCCTACCGGGGAGGGCCGGGGTGGGGCTGGAGGTACTATATGA
- a CDS encoding DUF3072 domain-containing protein, whose translation MATEHKNTEQDDINPTPLNGSNTVKDPDEWTTGDEPMTGAQHSYLKTLSDEAGVEFDGSLSKAEASKRIDELQHKTGRGLEENNVDQ comes from the coding sequence ATGGCAACTGAACATAAGAACACTGAGCAAGACGACATTAACCCAACACCACTCAACGGCTCTAACACCGTGAAAGACCCTGATGAATGGACCACCGGCGATGAACCGATGACCGGCGCACAGCATTCCTATTTAAAAACACTGTCTGACGAGGCTGGCGTAGAGTTCGATGGTTCGTTGAGCAAGGCAGAGGCTTCTAAACGGATCGATGAGCTTCAGCACAAGACGGGCCGCGGACTGGAAGAGAACAACGTGGATCAATAG
- a CDS encoding DEAD/DEAH box helicase encodes MLRVDSSKPCKLIYALARHEYLSWLIEPHIVQLNPNGEFSLTHQRLFSNTAQEFSNCIDDTDLKLIKMLEDIEQGHIIKKYHKKPVRPYEFFSKVFNDQLYEVIRPKIEKKLTEALALMAEKPIYLMSKEGYPAEKQLHIAAEAATVLFHFKRDDTEIRYYPTIKYQGMKIEFMFKNADIICNHPGWMMLDDTLYYFDREVEGKKLQPFLNKRYIAIPRSAERSYFERFVAPLIEKHHVHAEGFTINTEKYDARPVLKPIYVAGGTSQIQLFFKYAGYIFPHGDGRQISVKIDNNGDDYIFHRIKRSVTWEKNKLQFLENLGLTASSSLFQNLEVKQAEDDTDRSFSVFDWLNEHHQKLVDAGFEIEQPDGQKRYLFGNSKIDLQVKENNDWFDIHAIVHFGPYKIPFLDLRNHILNRKKEFTLPSGEIAVIPEEWFAQYGNLLNFAEGNKELKLRKHHLGLINDLAEGDLASVTINRKLQKLADFEELEDIAPPVNFAGSLRPYQQAGYNWFHFLRDYHFGGCLADDMGLGKTIQTLALLQKNKENAEAIGATTTSLLIMPTSLIYNWINEAAKFTPSLRMMVHTGAFRYRSPEVFGNYDVVVTTYGISRIDVEMFKSFFFDYIILDESQNIKNPSSKSYQAVKQLKSRHRLILSGTPVENTVNDLWTQMSFINPGLLGSQQFFLNEFVTPIEKKKDEDKAHRLQALIKPFVLRRTKEQVATELPPKTEQLFYCKMSDEQKNVYEKVKSEYRNELLQSLEDGSFAQSQIQVLQGLIKLRQIANHPSMIDESYEGDSGKFEDVVHTLANVLDGGHKVLIFSQFVKQLNIYRQYFDQQNIKYTYLDGGTQNRGEVVKRFQQDEATQVFLISIKAGGVGLNLTEADYVFILDPWWNPAVEQQAIDRTHRIGQTKNVFIYKFITKDTVEEKILALQQRKLSVARSLITTEESFIKSLSADDIREILG; translated from the coding sequence ATGCTACGAGTAGACAGCAGTAAACCCTGCAAGCTTATATATGCCCTTGCCCGCCACGAGTACCTTTCGTGGCTGATCGAGCCGCATATCGTACAGCTTAATCCTAACGGAGAGTTCTCGCTCACGCATCAGCGCCTGTTCAGTAATACGGCACAGGAGTTCAGCAATTGTATCGATGATACCGACCTGAAACTCATCAAGATGCTGGAGGATATCGAGCAGGGGCACATCATCAAAAAGTATCATAAAAAGCCGGTACGTCCGTACGAGTTCTTCAGTAAGGTTTTCAATGACCAGCTTTATGAGGTGATCAGGCCCAAGATCGAGAAGAAGCTGACCGAGGCTTTAGCCCTGATGGCCGAAAAGCCGATATACCTGATGAGCAAGGAAGGCTACCCGGCCGAAAAGCAGCTGCACATAGCGGCTGAGGCCGCCACGGTACTGTTCCACTTCAAGCGCGACGATACCGAGATACGCTATTACCCTACCATCAAGTATCAGGGCATGAAGATCGAGTTCATGTTCAAGAACGCCGATATTATTTGCAACCACCCGGGCTGGATGATGCTTGACGATACGCTGTACTACTTTGACCGCGAGGTGGAAGGTAAAAAGCTACAGCCGTTCCTGAACAAACGCTATATCGCGATCCCGCGTAGTGCCGAGCGCTCATACTTTGAACGCTTTGTGGCGCCGCTGATCGAGAAACATCATGTACATGCCGAGGGCTTTACCATCAACACCGAAAAGTATGATGCCCGCCCCGTGCTGAAACCCATATATGTGGCCGGCGGCACCTCTCAGATACAACTTTTCTTTAAGTACGCCGGTTATATCTTCCCTCATGGTGATGGCCGCCAGATATCGGTCAAGATCGATAATAATGGCGACGATTACATCTTTCACCGCATCAAGCGCTCGGTGACCTGGGAAAAGAACAAGCTGCAATTTTTGGAGAACCTGGGGCTAACGGCCTCTTCGTCGCTGTTCCAGAACCTGGAGGTTAAACAGGCCGAGGATGATACCGACCGCTCCTTCTCCGTGTTCGACTGGCTGAACGAGCACCATCAAAAACTGGTGGATGCCGGCTTTGAGATCGAACAGCCAGACGGACAAAAACGCTACCTATTTGGCAATAGCAAGATCGACCTGCAGGTGAAAGAGAACAATGACTGGTTCGACATACACGCCATTGTCCACTTTGGGCCGTATAAGATCCCCTTCCTTGATCTGCGTAACCACATTCTCAACCGCAAAAAGGAATTCACCTTGCCCAGTGGCGAGATAGCCGTGATCCCCGAAGAATGGTTCGCTCAGTATGGTAACCTGCTCAACTTTGCGGAGGGTAACAAGGAACTCAAGCTGCGTAAGCACCACTTAGGCCTGATCAATGACTTGGCCGAGGGCGACCTGGCCAGCGTGACCATCAACCGCAAACTGCAAAAACTGGCTGATTTTGAAGAATTGGAGGACATTGCGCCGCCCGTTAACTTTGCGGGCAGCCTGCGCCCTTACCAGCAGGCCGGTTACAACTGGTTCCACTTTTTACGCGATTACCATTTTGGCGGCTGTTTGGCCGATGATATGGGTTTAGGTAAGACCATTCAAACCCTGGCCCTGCTACAAAAGAACAAGGAAAATGCCGAGGCCATCGGCGCTACCACTACCTCGTTGCTGATCATGCCCACCTCGCTGATCTATAACTGGATCAATGAGGCGGCCAAATTCACGCCATCGTTACGCATGATGGTGCATACCGGCGCGTTCCGTTACCGGTCGCCCGAGGTGTTCGGTAATTACGATGTGGTGGTGACCACCTATGGCATCAGCCGCATCGATGTGGAGATGTTCAAGTCGTTCTTTTTTGATTACATCATTTTAGATGAGAGTCAGAACATCAAGAATCCATCATCCAAATCATACCAGGCGGTCAAGCAGCTTAAATCACGCCATAGGCTCATATTGAGCGGTACCCCGGTAGAGAATACTGTTAACGATCTTTGGACGCAGATGTCGTTCATCAACCCGGGGTTGCTGGGCAGCCAGCAATTCTTTTTGAACGAATTTGTAACGCCTATAGAGAAGAAGAAGGACGAGGACAAAGCGCACCGCTTGCAGGCGCTGATCAAACCCTTTGTACTGCGCCGCACCAAGGAGCAGGTAGCCACCGAGCTTCCGCCCAAAACGGAGCAGCTCTTTTATTGCAAAATGAGCGATGAACAAAAGAACGTTTACGAAAAAGTAAAATCAGAATATCGTAACGAACTCTTGCAAAGCCTGGAGGACGGCTCCTTTGCCCAAAGTCAGATACAGGTATTACAGGGCCTGATCAAACTGCGCCAGATCGCCAACCACCCGTCCATGATCGACGAGAGCTACGAGGGCGATTCGGGCAAATTTGAGGACGTGGTGCATACCCTGGCCAACGTGCTGGATGGCGGCCACAAGGTCCTCATCTTCTCGCAGTTCGTGAAGCAGCTGAACATCTACCGCCAGTATTTTGATCAGCAAAACATCAAGTACACCTACCTCGACGGCGGCACGCAGAACCGCGGCGAGGTGGTAAAACGCTTTCAGCAGGATGAAGCCACGCAGGTGTTCCTGATATCGATCAAGGCCGGTGGTGTAGGTCTCAACCTTACCGAGGCCGATTATGTGTTCATCCTCGACCCTTGGTGGAACCCGGCCGTTGAGCAGCAGGCCATTGACCGTACCCACCGCATCGGGCAAACCAAGAACGTGTTCATCTACAAATTTATCACCAAAGACACGGTGGAAGAGAAGATCCTGGCCCTGCAGCAGCGCAAACTCAGCGTGGCCCGCTCGCTCATCACCACCGAAGAAAGCTTTATCAAATCCCTTTCGGCCGACGATATACGGGAGATATTGGGGTGA